In the genome of Ptychodera flava strain L36383 chromosome 13, AS_Pfla_20210202, whole genome shotgun sequence, one region contains:
- the LOC139148235 gene encoding acid-sensing ion channel 1A-like isoform X1, whose product MNRVNENGSSDLPMDNFGYEVEFSDGKRIPDEPTNCKTEQGDHQTGKSGSTWPGVLKSFTQEAGVSGVKYIGDVNATPGRRLLWLIIVLLAFSGLLYQVTRLIMSFAERPINVNIKIEEPETRPEFPAVTICNNNMFLYDNLVRLTGGVSMFTALFPYLYTLFSVDGEKIANFTSFLIPEDADYGAGQNQFTFIDESAHSLEDMLRSCSFGGLPCGPENFTKVITNYGICYTFNAGKEDYAHKVRNAGQQYGLQLLLFVNERQYVAPRSNVGFRLMVHGQDEIPNVASYGLSLSPGTASTIGLKTTQISNLGSPHGNCVENVENNLKYFDGAYSLSKCWVECETDYAVEQCGCRYYYMPGNAAYCSPYMLQNCYFGKMNEFALKADPCKHCEEPCVQTNYGTKLSYSSYPSTIYSDLLAYSVSWPCDEALAYHLMDLSSKEALVIFDNIQEFIIERYYAIEANGQNISVFLPSPEFHSIMLNALVNRLFADSFENLHFYALLRTLALLNGNKNDDVNSSVYNETKDMFTAIYTNLSADPWSDLNATMRGVFVTWNLTSDVIEHLIDSLFQEYYVPLFEEVFVYSYGKTAEIRDNKTAEIRDGETNAICKKYMQENLSKVTVYFEDLKVNTIVQQPGYHSFNLVCDIGGSLGLFFGASMVTFLEIIDFFIVQFWMKKLSKRENK is encoded by the exons ATGAATAGAGTCAATGAAAACGGTTCGTCTGATCTACCGATGGACAATTTCGGTTATGAAGTAGAGTTTTCTGACGGAAAGCGAATACCGGATGAACCTACTAATTGTAAGACAGAGCAAGGTGACCATCAAACCGGAAAAAGCGGCTCGACATGGCCAGgagttttaaaatctttcaCACAAGAAGCCGGCGTTTCTGGTGTTAAATACATCGGTGACGTCAATGCTACACCGGGAAGAAG GTTGCTATGGTTAATAATCGTTCTGCTTGCATTTTCTGGACTCCTCTATCAAGTCACCAGACTAATCATGTCATTTGCGGAAAGGCCAATCAACGTTAACATCAAGATTGAAGAGCCTGAGACAAGGCCTGAATTTCCAGCTGTGACAATATGCAACAACAACATGTTCTT ATACGACAATCTGGTAAGACTGACAGGAGGGGTTTCTATGTTCACCGCTCTCTTCCCATATCTGTACACTCTGTTTTCAGTGGACGGGGAAAAGATAGCAAATTTTACCTCTTTCTTGATTCCGGAAGATGCGGATTACGGAGCGGGACAAAATCAGTTCACATTTATTGATGAAAGTGCTCATTCCCTGGAGGATATGTTGAGAAG CTGTTCATTCGGAGGTTTACCGTGCGGACCCGAGAATTTCACGAAAGTAATCACAAACTATGGAATATGTTACACTTTCAACGCCGGCAAAGAGGACTACGCTCATAAAGTTCGAAACGCAG GCCAGCAATACGGCTTACAACTTCTTTTATTTGTCAATGAGAGACAATATGTAGCTCCTCGCTCAAATGTAGGATTCCGTCTGATGGTTCATGGGCAGGACGAAATACCAAACGTCGCCAGTTACGGCCTATCGCTTTCACCGGGAACGGCGTCGACAATTGGATTAAAAACTACGCAG ATTTCAAACCTTGGTTCACCTCACGGCAACTGCGTCGAAAACGTTGAAAACAACCTGAAGTACTTCGACGGTGCATACTCTTTGTCTAAGTGTTGGGTGGAGTGTGAGACTGACTATGCTGTGGAACAATGTGGATGCAGATACTACTACATGCCAG GAAATGCAGCGTACTGTTCCCCGTACATGCTACAGAACTGCTACTTTGGTAAAATGA ATGAATTCGCTTTGAAAGCCGATCCCTGCAAACACTGTGAAGAGCCATGCGTACAGACCAACTATGGGACCAAACTGTCTTACAGCAGCTACCCGTCTACGATTTACTCCGACCTCTTAGCTTACTCTGTAAGTTGGCCCTGCGATGAAGCTTTGGCATACCACTTGAT GGATCTCTCATCTAAAGAGGCATTGGTCATCTTTGATAACATACAAGAATTCATCATAGAGAGGTACTATGCTATTGAGGCTAATGGTCAGAATATATCCGTTTTCTTACCTTCACCGGAATTCCACTCAATCATGTTGAATGCTCTAGTGAATCGTCTGTTCGCAGATTCGTTTGAAAATCTCCATTTCTACGCTCTTTTACGTACACTGGCATTGCTCAACGGTAATAAGAACGACGATGTGAATTCTTCAGTGTACAACGAAACCAAAGACATGTTCACGGCAATTTACACGAACTTGTCTGCGGACCCTTGGAGCGACTTGAATGCAACTATGCGGGGCGTGTTTGTCACATGGAATCTTACATCTGACGTCATTGAGCATCTGATAGACAGCCTTTTCCAAGAATATTACGTACCGCTCTTTGAAGAAGTGTTTGTTTACAGCTATGGCAAAACGGCAGAAATACGTGACAACAAAACTGCTGAAATAAGAGATGGAGAAACCAATGCaatatgcaaaaaatacatGCA GGAAAACTTATCAAAGGTTACCGTTTACTTCGAAGACCTGAAAGTGAACACGATTGTACAGCAGCCAGGATATCACTCATTCAACCTTGTCT gtGACATTGGAGGATCTCTTGGCTTGTTCTTCGGGGCAAGCATGGTAACATTCTTGGAAATCATCGATTTCTTCATAGTACAATTCTGGATGAAGAAACTCAGCAAGAGAGAAAACAAATAA
- the LOC139148235 gene encoding acid-sensing ion channel 1A-like isoform X2 gives MSFAERPINVNIKIEEPETRPEFPAVTICNNNMFLYDNLVRLTGGVSMFTALFPYLYTLFSVDGEKIANFTSFLIPEDADYGAGQNQFTFIDESAHSLEDMLRSCSFGGLPCGPENFTKVITNYGICYTFNAGKEDYAHKVRNAGQQYGLQLLLFVNERQYVAPRSNVGFRLMVHGQDEIPNVASYGLSLSPGTASTIGLKTTQISNLGSPHGNCVENVENNLKYFDGAYSLSKCWVECETDYAVEQCGCRYYYMPGNAAYCSPYMLQNCYFGKMNEFALKADPCKHCEEPCVQTNYGTKLSYSSYPSTIYSDLLAYSVSWPCDEALAYHLMDLSSKEALVIFDNIQEFIIERYYAIEANGQNISVFLPSPEFHSIMLNALVNRLFADSFENLHFYALLRTLALLNGNKNDDVNSSVYNETKDMFTAIYTNLSADPWSDLNATMRGVFVTWNLTSDVIEHLIDSLFQEYYVPLFEEVFVYSYGKTAEIRDNKTAEIRDGETNAICKKYMQENLSKVTVYFEDLKVNTIVQQPGYHSFNLVCDIGGSLGLFFGASMVTFLEIIDFFIVQFWMKKLSKRENK, from the exons ATGTCATTTGCGGAAAGGCCAATCAACGTTAACATCAAGATTGAAGAGCCTGAGACAAGGCCTGAATTTCCAGCTGTGACAATATGCAACAACAACATGTTCTT ATACGACAATCTGGTAAGACTGACAGGAGGGGTTTCTATGTTCACCGCTCTCTTCCCATATCTGTACACTCTGTTTTCAGTGGACGGGGAAAAGATAGCAAATTTTACCTCTTTCTTGATTCCGGAAGATGCGGATTACGGAGCGGGACAAAATCAGTTCACATTTATTGATGAAAGTGCTCATTCCCTGGAGGATATGTTGAGAAG CTGTTCATTCGGAGGTTTACCGTGCGGACCCGAGAATTTCACGAAAGTAATCACAAACTATGGAATATGTTACACTTTCAACGCCGGCAAAGAGGACTACGCTCATAAAGTTCGAAACGCAG GCCAGCAATACGGCTTACAACTTCTTTTATTTGTCAATGAGAGACAATATGTAGCTCCTCGCTCAAATGTAGGATTCCGTCTGATGGTTCATGGGCAGGACGAAATACCAAACGTCGCCAGTTACGGCCTATCGCTTTCACCGGGAACGGCGTCGACAATTGGATTAAAAACTACGCAG ATTTCAAACCTTGGTTCACCTCACGGCAACTGCGTCGAAAACGTTGAAAACAACCTGAAGTACTTCGACGGTGCATACTCTTTGTCTAAGTGTTGGGTGGAGTGTGAGACTGACTATGCTGTGGAACAATGTGGATGCAGATACTACTACATGCCAG GAAATGCAGCGTACTGTTCCCCGTACATGCTACAGAACTGCTACTTTGGTAAAATGA ATGAATTCGCTTTGAAAGCCGATCCCTGCAAACACTGTGAAGAGCCATGCGTACAGACCAACTATGGGACCAAACTGTCTTACAGCAGCTACCCGTCTACGATTTACTCCGACCTCTTAGCTTACTCTGTAAGTTGGCCCTGCGATGAAGCTTTGGCATACCACTTGAT GGATCTCTCATCTAAAGAGGCATTGGTCATCTTTGATAACATACAAGAATTCATCATAGAGAGGTACTATGCTATTGAGGCTAATGGTCAGAATATATCCGTTTTCTTACCTTCACCGGAATTCCACTCAATCATGTTGAATGCTCTAGTGAATCGTCTGTTCGCAGATTCGTTTGAAAATCTCCATTTCTACGCTCTTTTACGTACACTGGCATTGCTCAACGGTAATAAGAACGACGATGTGAATTCTTCAGTGTACAACGAAACCAAAGACATGTTCACGGCAATTTACACGAACTTGTCTGCGGACCCTTGGAGCGACTTGAATGCAACTATGCGGGGCGTGTTTGTCACATGGAATCTTACATCTGACGTCATTGAGCATCTGATAGACAGCCTTTTCCAAGAATATTACGTACCGCTCTTTGAAGAAGTGTTTGTTTACAGCTATGGCAAAACGGCAGAAATACGTGACAACAAAACTGCTGAAATAAGAGATGGAGAAACCAATGCaatatgcaaaaaatacatGCA GGAAAACTTATCAAAGGTTACCGTTTACTTCGAAGACCTGAAAGTGAACACGATTGTACAGCAGCCAGGATATCACTCATTCAACCTTGTCT gtGACATTGGAGGATCTCTTGGCTTGTTCTTCGGGGCAAGCATGGTAACATTCTTGGAAATCATCGATTTCTTCATAGTACAATTCTGGATGAAGAAACTCAGCAAGAGAGAAAACAAATAA
- the LOC139148259 gene encoding glutathione S-transferase Mu 1-like gives MPMLLGYFKVRGLVQPIRCILEYAGIDYEEKFYELGPAPECSKESWLKEKHNLGLAFPNVPYLIDGDIKLTQSNVILRYLAGKANLLGANDVERMRADWVNEVARDIRIKMATAAFDPKWEELKPGIVKYAGEMLTSYSDFLVGNKWFAGDNLTYADFVMHELLDRFLMVDSSLLDGYKNLQDLKDRFEAIPAIAAYRKTDLCKSFPIYTEAATFGGVVND, from the exons ATGCCAATGTTACTTGGTTACTTTAAAGTTCGTGGG CTTGTTCAACCAATCCGCTGTATCCTCGAATATGCAGGCATAGATTATGAAGAGAAATTTTACGAACTTGGACCAG CGCCCGAGTGCAGCAAAGAGAGTTGGTTGAAAGAAAAACACAACTTGGGGTTAGCATTTCCAAAT GTGCCATATTTGATTGATGGAGATATCAAGCTGACACAGAGCAATGTGATACTGAGATATTTAGCCGGAAAAGCAAACCTTC TGGGCGCCAACGATGTTGAAAGAATGCGAGCGGACTGGGTGAATGAAGTGGCTAGAGACATTAGAATCAAGATGGCGACGGCTGCCTTCGATCCTAAGTGG GAAGAATTGAAACCGGGCATTGTGAAGTATGCAGGCGAAATGCTTACATCTTACTCCGATTTCCTTGTTGGAAATAAGTGGTTCGCTGGGGACAAT CTTACCTACGCCGATTTCGTCATGCACGAACTATTGGATAGATTTCTAATGGTTGATTCTAGCCTTTTGGACGGCTACAAAAACCTACAG GACCTAAAGGATCGATTTGAG GCTATTCCGGCGATCGCAGCCTACAGAAAAACGGACCTTTGTAAGAGTTTTCCAATCTACACGGAGGCTGCTACATTCGGCGGAGTTGTCAATGATTAA
- the LOC139148258 gene encoding glutathione S-transferase Mu 1-like isoform X2: MPVLLGYWKVRGLAQPIRYILEYAGIEYEEKFYELGPAPEYSKDSWLKEKHNLGLSFPNVPYMFDGDIKLTQSNIILRYLAGKTNLLGANDDERMRADWVNEVARDVRLKMGMAAYNPKWEELKPGIVKYAGEMLASFSDFLDGNKWFAGENLTYADFVMHELLDRILKVDSSLLDNYKTLQDLKDRFEAIPAIAAYRETDLCKSFPIYTEAATFGGVVID; this comes from the exons CTTGCTCAACCAATCCGCTATATTCTCGAATATGCAGGCATAGAGTATGAAGAGAAATTTTACGAACTTGGACCAG CGCCCGAGTACAGCAAAGACAGTTGGTTGAAAGAAAAGCACAACTTGGGGTTATCATTTCCAAAC GTGCCATATATGTTTGATGGAGATATCAAGCTGACACAGAGCAATATAATACTGAGATATTTAGCCGGCAAAACAAACCTTC TGGGCGCCAACGATGATGAAAGAATGCGAGCGGACTGGGTTAATGAAGTGGCTAGAGACGTTCGACTCAAGATGGGAATGGCTGCCTACAACCCGAAGTGG GAAGAATTGAAACCAGGCATTGTGAAATATGCAGGCGAAATGCTGGCATCTTTCTCCGATTTTCTTGATGGAAACAAATGGTTTGCTGGTGAAAAT CTTACGTACGCTGATTTCGTCATGCACGAACTATTGGATAGAATTCTAAAGGTTGATTCTAGCCTTTTGGATAATTACAAAACCCTACAG GACCTAAAGGATCGATTTGAG GCAATTCCAGCTATCGCAGCATACAGAGAAACGGACCTTTGTAAGAGTTTTCCAATCTACACGGAGGCTGCGACATTTGGCGGAGTTGTCATTGACTGA
- the LOC139148258 gene encoding glutathione S-transferase Mu 1-like isoform X4, with protein sequence MPVLLGYWKVRGLAQPIRYILEYAGIEYEEKFYELGPAPEYSKDSWLKEKHNLGLSFPNVPYMFDGDIKLTQSNIILRYLAGKTNLLGANDDERMRADWVNEVARDVRLKMGMAAYNPKWEELKPGIVKYAGEMLASFSDFLDGNKWFAGENDLKDRFEAIPAIAAYRETDLCKSFPIYTEAATFGGVVID encoded by the exons CTTGCTCAACCAATCCGCTATATTCTCGAATATGCAGGCATAGAGTATGAAGAGAAATTTTACGAACTTGGACCAG CGCCCGAGTACAGCAAAGACAGTTGGTTGAAAGAAAAGCACAACTTGGGGTTATCATTTCCAAAC GTGCCATATATGTTTGATGGAGATATCAAGCTGACACAGAGCAATATAATACTGAGATATTTAGCCGGCAAAACAAACCTTC TGGGCGCCAACGATGATGAAAGAATGCGAGCGGACTGGGTTAATGAAGTGGCTAGAGACGTTCGACTCAAGATGGGAATGGCTGCCTACAACCCGAAGTGG GAAGAATTGAAACCAGGCATTGTGAAATATGCAGGCGAAATGCTGGCATCTTTCTCCGATTTTCTTGATGGAAACAAATGGTTTGCTGGTGAAAAT GACCTAAAGGATCGATTTGAG GCAATTCCAGCTATCGCAGCATACAGAGAAACGGACCTTTGTAAGAGTTTTCCAATCTACACGGAGGCTGCGACATTTGGCGGAGTTGTCATTGACTGA